ACGCTCCTGAGCAGCACGGCGCGGAAGCTGTCGGCGTCGGGCAGGTAGGCATTGACGCTGGCGCTCACGTTGTCGTCGAAGACCGTGACGCGCCCGATGCGGACGCTGTGTTGCGCGAGCATGGCCGCCTCCAGCGCCCGCGTGCGCTCCGCCGCGTCCTCCAGCGGCCAGAAGTACGGCAACACGACCGCCAGCGCCGTGGGGTCGTTCGTGCCCGTCACGACGATATACGTGCTGCCCTCGTACTTGAAGTACACGTCGCCGTCCTCGTCCAGCCGGGGCCGGAAGCCTTCCTCGGCGAGGTAGTCGAGGACCGCTGCGGCGTAGGCGGTGGGCACGGGGTCGGCGGCAGGGAGGGTCGGCACCGGGTCGAGGTCGCTCATGGCCCCGGTTTAACACGGACCCGGCATGTCAGTGGGCGCGGATGACGGGCGACGGGTGGGGTCCTCCCCCGACGGATGGATACGGGGTTGCTCTGATTCCAGAACATCCGGGAAAGCGCCGGATGCTCTTCCATCGCCGTCATCCCGTATCTTTCGCTTCTCGCTCCGCTCGGTTGATTCCAGGGAATCAACGCAATTTGGTATGAGCCTCTACCCGCTCGCCGTGTAGACCTCCAGCCCCTCCACCTCCGCCTCCGGCGCGAAGAGGCGGACGTTCTCGCGGATGGCGTCCAGTTGCCGCCGCACCGCCTCCTCCGGGACGCCGGGCGGGGCGTAGGTCACGTACAGGGCGCGGCGGGTCGCCGGGGTGACGGGCGTTCTCGCGTCCTGCCCGGTGAGAATGGTGCAGATCACGCCCACGGCGTCGGCCATCATCATGTCGCCCGGCCTCAGCGTGCAGACCCTGCCGTTCATGCCCATGAACGCCTCGTCACCCCGCGTCACGTCCACGACGAGGGGCGGCCTCAGCGTGTCGGCGTCGTGGCTCGCCGTGAGGATCAGGGTGTCCAGCTCGGCGGCGAAACTCGCGTCCACAAGCGGAGTCACGTCGGGCAGCGCCTTGCCCTTGTGCACCACGGACTCCAGTTGAAGTTGGACGTGGTAGGTCTGGTCGAACTTCCTGTAGTAGGTCCGGTAGGCCCGTAGCACGTCCACCCCCAGCAGTTCGGCGCGGGAGAGGGGGCCGAAGCGGTCGCGCAACCGGGCCTCCACCTCGCGCTTGCGGGCATCGAGGGGCGTGGGACGGCGGGTGTTGTCCACCCCACCGAGGAGC
The sequence above is a segment of the Deinococcus sp. YIM 134068 genome. Coding sequences within it:
- a CDS encoding phenylalanine--tRNA ligase beta subunit-related protein — encoded protein: MPLLTTTDRWHATFPGGHVGTLLLGGVDNTRRPTPLDARKREVEARLRDRFGPLSRAELLGVDVLRAYRTYYRKFDQTYHVQLQLESVVHKGKALPDVTPLVDASFAAELDTLILTASHDADTLRPPLVVDVTRGDEAFMGMNGRVCTLRPGDMMMADAVGVICTILTGQDARTPVTPATRRALYVTYAPPGVPEEAVRRQLDAIRENVRLFAPEAEVEGLEVYTASG